The following are encoded together in the Parambassis ranga chromosome 20, fParRan2.1, whole genome shotgun sequence genome:
- the LOC114453054 gene encoding cadherin-20-like, with amino-acid sequence MGDRLHLPAVASSLLPVAFCILTLLPHSLLGKAAEEEKAGSSAQLLQRVKRGWVWNQFFVLEEYTGLEPLYIGKLHSDMDKGDGSIKYILTGEGAGTTFTIDDSTGDIHAIQRLDREVKSQYVLRAQARNRLTDRPLEPESQFIVKIQDINDNEPKFLDGPYRATVPEMSKIGTSVIQLTATDADDPTYGNSARVVYSILEGQPYFSVDAKTGVVRVSLADMDRETRENYTVVIQAKDMGGQLGGLAGTTTINITLSDVNDNPPMFDQRLYQMSVPESAPVGSVVGRIWAKDRDIGVNAEMKYSIIDGDGRDTFDISTDPTNLFGIITVKKPLNFETKPSYTLKVEGANTHLDPAFRQRGPFKDVTIVHVSVEDVDEPPLFDSPAYYIELPEDAEIGTVLKTVSARDPDAANNTVRYSIERSTDPDKYFYIEITSGALMTVRSLDREEIGWHNITVLAMEMNNPTQIASVSVAVKVLDVNDNPPSLTHYLEAFVCENAKAGQLIQTVTAVDPDEPLGGQHFYYSLAPEAANNPNFTLRDNQDNTAWILTRRGGWSQQDQTVFYLPIFITDGEQPVQTSTSTLTIRVCSCDQEGNVMSCNAEAYSLPASLSRGALIAILGCIFVLLVMILLMLSLRTHRKKPYLCDEEENVHENIVRYDDEGGGEEDTEAFDIAAMWNPREAHHHLGKMRQDMLPEIESLSRYVPQACIMGGGSGGDSNVHGYVLAKLLEADMDPCAPPYDSLQTYAYEGEGSVAESLSSLQSGTSNTDHEYDYLNDWGPRFKKLAEMYGVLETNTPPMW; translated from the exons ATGGGAGACCGACTGCATCTTCCAGCAGTTGCCAGCAGCTTGCTCCCAGTGGCCTTCTGCATTTTGACCCTTCTGCCCCACAGCCTTCTGGGtaaggcagcagaggaggagaaggcagGAAGCTCAGCTCAGCTACTGCAGAGGGTGAAGCGAGGCTGGGTGTGGAATCAGTTCTTTGTCCTGGAGGAGTACACCGGACTGGAACCACTTTATATTGGAAAG CTCCACTCGGACATGGACAAAGGCGATGGCTCCATTAAGTACATCCTGACAGGCGAGGGCGCAGGCACTACCTTCACCATTGACGACAGCACGGGGGACATCCACGCCATCCAGAGGCTGGACAGGGAGGTCAAGTCCCAGTATGTCCTCCGTGCCCAGGCCCGCAACAGGTTGACGGACCGGCCTCTGGAGCCCGAGTCTCAATTTATTGTCAAGATTCAGGACATCAATGACAACGAGCCGAAGTTCTTGGACGGCCCCTACCGGGCAACGGTGCCAGAGATGTCCAAAATAG GAACATCTGTTATCCAGCTGACGGCCACAGATGCTGACGACCCCACATACGGCAACAGCGCCCGCGTGGTGTACAGCATCTTGGAGGGCCAGCCGTACTTCTCAGTGGACGCCAAGACCG gCGTGGTCAGAGTGTCCCTGGCAGATATGGACCGCGAGACCAGAGAGAACTACACCGTGGTCATTCAGGCTAAGGACATGGGTGGGCAGCTGGGGGGGCTCGCCGGCACCACCACCATCAACATCACACTCAGCGATGTCAACGACAACCCACCCATGTTTGACCAGA GGCTGTATCAGATGAGTGTCCCTGAGTCGGCCCCCGTGGGTTCAGTGGTGGGTCGCATCTGGGCAAAGGACAGGGACATCGGGGTCAACGCGGAGATGAAGTACAGCATCATAGATGGAGATGGGCGGGACACCTTTGATATCAGCACAGACCCAACCAACCTCTTTGGCATCATCACAGTGAAAAAG CCACTCAACTTTGAGACGAAGCCCAGTTACACTCTGAAGGTGGAGGGAGCCAACACTCACCTGGACCCAGCCTTCCGCCAACGCGGGCCATTCAAGGACGTCACCATCGTGCACGTGAGCGTGGAGGATGTGGATGAACCCCCGCTGTTCGACTCGCCGGCGTACTATATAGAGCTGCCAGAGGACGCAGAGATTGGGACGGTGTTGAAGACAGTGTCGGCGAGGGATCCAGACGCTGCCAACAACACTGTGAG GTACTCCATCGAGAGGTCCACTGACCCTGACAAATACTTCTACATTGAAATCACATCTGGGGCACTGATGACGGTGCGTTCGCTGGACCGAGAGGAGATTGGCTGGCACAACATCACTGTCCTCGCCATGGAGATGA ATAACCCCACGCAGATTGcaagtgtgtctgtggctgtgaaGGTTCTGGATGTGAACGATAATCCTCCCTCACTGACGCACTACCTGGAGGCTTTTGTGTGTGAAAACGCCAAAGCAGGACAG CTGATTCAGACGGTGACGGCGGTGGACCCAGATGAGCCGCTGGGCGGACAACACTTTTATTACAGCCTGGCTCCAGAGGCCGCCAACAACCCAAACTTCACCCTAAGAGACAACCAAG ACAACACAGCGTGGATCCTGACACGGCGTGGCGGCTGGTCGCAGCAGGACCAGACCGTCTTCTACCTGCCCATCTTCATCACGGACGGCGAGCAGCCAGTGCAAACCAGCACCAGCACGCTGACCATCCGCGTGTGCAGCTGTGACCAGGAGGGCAACGTCATGTCATGCAACGCTGAAGCCTATAGCCTGCCTGCCAGCCTCAGCAGGGGAGCACTCATCGCCATACTGGGATGCATCTTCGTTCTGCTGG TGATGATTCTGCTAATGCTCTCCCTCCGGACCCATCGCAAGAAGCCCTATCTGTGCGACGAGGAGGAGAACGTGCACGAGAACATTGTGCGCTACGATGACGAAGGCGGCGGCGAGGAGGACACCGAAGCCTTCGACATTGCCGCCATGTGGAACCCTCGTGAGGCACACCACCACCTGGGGAAAATGAGACAGGACATGCTGCCGGAGATCGAGAGCCTGTCACGTTATGTCCCTCAGGCGTGCATTATGGGTGGGGGTAGCGGCGGGGACAGTAACGTTCATGGGTACGTGCTGGCAAAGCTCCTGGAGGCCGACATGGACCCATGCGCTCCTCCTTACGACTCCCTGCAGACCTACGCCTACGAGGGTGAGGGCTCAGTCGCAGAGTCGCTCAGCTCACTCCAATCGGGGACCTCGAACACCGACCATGAATACGACTATTTGAATGACTGGGGGCCTCGCTTTAAAAAACTTGCCGAGATGTACGGCGTGCTTGAGACAAACACTCCTCCGATGTGGTGA
- the rnf152 gene encoding E3 ubiquitin-protein ligase rnf152, whose product METLSQDSILECQICFNYYSPRRRPKLLDCRHTCCSVCLTQMRSSQKEIRCPWCRGVTKLPAGLSVSHLPDDPDIITVIAIPHASEHTPVFIRLPSNGCYMLPLPVAKDRALGLPGELGCRFLPGSQQKGVTVVTMPEQQPLGLAMGLEGVGVGLEGGEGGERRVTGPVGGGKGSTWSGVCTVILVACVLLFLLGIVLHNMSCISKRFTVISCG is encoded by the coding sequence ATGGAGACTTTGTCCCAGGATTCCATTCTGGAGTGCCAGATCTGCTTTAACTATTACAGCCCCCGGCGGCGGCCCAAACTCCTGGATTGCAGACACACATGTTGCTCGGTGTGTTTGACCCAAATGCGCAGCAGTCAAAAGGAGATCCGCTGTCCCTGGTGCCGAGGCGTCACCAAGCTCCCCGCGGGCCTGTCCGTCTCCCATCTCCCGGACGACCCGGACATCATAACCGTCATCGCCATCCCTCATGCCTCTGAGCATACGCCCGTCTTCATCCGCCTCCCCAGCAACGGCTGCTACATGCTGCCCCTGCCCGTCGCCAAGGATCGTGCGCTCGGCCTGCCTGGGGAGCTAGGATGTCGCTTTCTGCCCGGTAGCCAGCAGAAGGGGGTGACAGTGGTGACCATGCCCGAACAACAGCCTCTGGGCCTGGCTATGGGTCTGGAGGGAGTGGGGGTAGGGCTGGAGGGAGGCGAGGGAGGTGAGCGAAGAGTCACGGGCCCAGTGGGAGGAGGAAAGGGCTCCACGTGGTCCGGCGTGTGCACAGTGATCCTGGTGGCGTGCGTACTGCTCTTCCTTTTGGGCATCGTGCTGCACAACATGTCCTGCATCTCCAAACGCTTCACTGTCATCTCCTGCGGCTGA